One stretch of Sebastes umbrosus isolate fSebUmb1 chromosome 5, fSebUmb1.pri, whole genome shotgun sequence DNA includes these proteins:
- the ivns1abpa gene encoding influenza virus NS1A-binding protein homolog A: protein MIPNGYLIFEDESFLDSTVAKMNALRKSGQFCDVRLQVCGHELMAHRAVLACCSPYLFEIFNSDIEPHGVSHVTFEDLDPEAVEILLNYAYTAQLKADKELVKEVYSAAKRFKMERVKQICGDYLLSKMDSQSAISFRNFASSMGDARVLAKVDAFIQDHLLEVSEQEDFLKLPRLKLEVMLEDNLSLPSNGKLYSKVLNWVQRSLWENGDQLERLMEEVQTLYYSPDHKLVDGGLVIDGHSEVFGGEEDHLQFVQKKPVRESTQRQMSCSSSGSLSPSNQAANAPKPPGRREWKYIASEKTKNNTYLCLAVLDGVLCVIFLHGRSSPQTSPSSTPCLMKSLSFEAQPEELEEQPLSPMHYARSGLGTAALNGRLIAAGGYNREECLRTVECYDPKEDRWTFIAPMRTPRARFQMAVLMGQLYVIGGSNGHSDELSCGETYDPHADEWVQVPELRTNRCNAGVCSLNNKLYVVGGSDPCGQKGLKNCDAFDPVIKTWSNCASLNIRRHQAAVCELDGFMYVIGGAESWNCLNTVERYNPDNNTWTLIAPMNVARRGAAVAVHAGKLFVVGGFDGSHALRCVEVYDPARNEWRMLGSMTSSRSNAGVAMLGESIYAVGGFDGNEFLNTMEVYSPETDEWNDCTKTLSPLSED from the exons ATGATTCCAAACGGTTATTTGATCTTTGAGGATGAGAGTTTTCTGGATTCCACCGTGGCCAAAATGAACGCTCTGAGAAAGAGTGGTCAGTTCTGCGATGTTAGACTTCAG GTGTGTGGTCACGAGCTGATGGCTCACCGTGCTGTGCTGGCTTGCTGCAGTCCCTACCTGTTTGAGATCTTTAACAGTGACATCGAGCCTCACGGAGTCTCACATGTCACTTTTGAGGACTTGGACCCAGAGGCTGTGGAGATCTTGCTCAACTACGCCTACACTGCCCA GCTAAAGGCAGACAAGGAACTGGTCAAGGAAGTTTACTCCGCAGCCAAAAGGTTTAAGATGGAGCGAGTCAAACAG ATTTGTGGTGACTATCTGCTGTCTAAAATGGATTCCCAGAGCGCCATCTCTTTCCGTAACTTTGCCAGCTCTATGGGAGATGCCAGAGTTTTGGCCAAGGTGGACGCCTTCATCCAGGACCATCTGCTGGAAGTGTCCGAACAGGAGGACTTCCTCAAACTTCCCCGCCTCAAG ttagAAGTAATGCTAGAAGACAACCTGTCCCTGCCCAGCAATGGCAAgctctactccaaggtgctcaACTGGGTGCAGCGTAGCCTCTGGGAGAATGGAGACCAACTGGAACGACTGATGGAGGAG GTGCAAACGCTGTACTACTCTCCTGACCATAAGCTGGTGGATGGAGGGCTGGTGATTGATGGGCACAGTGAGGTGTTTGGTGGCGAGGAGGACCACCTTCAGTTTGTGCAG AAGAAACCCGTGCGGGAGAGCACCCAGAGACAgatgagctgcagctcctcaggaAGCCTGTCGCCCTCCAACCAAGCAGCAAATGCCCCGAAACCGCCCGGCAGAAGAGAGTGGAAGTACATCGCCTCTGAGAAGACCAAAA ACAACACCTACCTGTGTCTGGCTGTGCTGGAcggtgtgttgtgtgtgatcTTCTTGCACGGTCGCAGCAGCCCCCAGACATCTCCCTCTTCCACCCCCTGCCTGATGAAGAGCCTCAGCTTCGAGGCCCAGCCCGAGGAGCTGGAAGAGCAGCCGCTCTCACCCATGCATTACGCTCGCTCTGGCCTGGGCACCGCAGCCCTGAACGGAAGACTCATTGCAGCAG GAGGTTACAACAGAGAAGAGTGTCTGAGGACTGTTGAGTGTTACGACCCCAAAGAGGACCGCTGGACCTTCATCGCTCCCATGCGGACTCCAAGGGCTCGATTCCAGATGGCTGTGCTCATG GGTCAGCTGTACGTGATTGGAGGATCAAATGGACATTCTGACGAGCTGAGCTGCGGGGAGACGTACGATCCACATGCTGACGAATGGGTTCAAGTGCCAGAGCTGAGGACAAACCGCTGCAATGCAG GTGTTTGCTCATTGAACAACAAACTCTACGTTGTGGGAGGGTCGGACCCCTGCGGGCAGAAGGGCCTGAAGAACTGTGATGCTTTTGACCCTGTGATCAAAACCTGGTCCAACTGTGCCTCCCTTAACATCA GGAGGCACCAGGCAGCAGTGTGTGAGTTGGATGGCTTCATGTACGTGATTGGAGGGGCGGAGTCGTGGAACTGCCTGAACACTGTGGAACGCTACAACCCCGATAACAACACCTGGACCCTGATAGCCCCCATGAACGTGGCTCGCAGGGGCGCCGCCGTTGCTGTCCACGCAG GCAAACTGTTTGTCGTCGGCGGCTTCGACGGCTCCCACGCGCTCCGCTGTGTGGAGGTGTACGACCCCGCCCGCAACGAGTGGAGAATGCTCGGCAGCATGACATCTTCCCGCAGCAATGCGGGCGTGGCCATGCTGGGAGAAAGCATCTACGCTGTGGGCGGCTTCGACGGGAACGAGTTCCTCAACACGATGGAGGTGTACAGCCCCGAGACGGACGAGTGGAACGACTGCACCAAGaccctgtctcctctctctgaagACTGA